In Blautia sp. SC05B48, a single genomic region encodes these proteins:
- a CDS encoding ROK family protein, translating to MLYKKNKKAYNSFIIYLIKEGKKTENKDKKNITRKRIINYVLNNHVTSKAGIAKELNLSMPTVLANVNDLLEKMVLEETGEYASTGGRKAKSIGINKSYCHAMGILITANHIEMVLVNLGDEIIKKDRIRLKFTAELSYCTEVAQKVKTFLEGELAKDTLLGIGVAIPGIIDQKERIVLKSHALGIENYSLRFLEQALEIPVYFENDANAAMLAEKKQKYPNAIYLSLNHTLGGAFCIDGKLFRGQNQKAGEFGHMILVPGGRKCYCGKSGCADAYCAASVLTQDNRQSLDAFMEKIESGDEKNLQTWNAYLDHLAVLISNLRMAYDMDIILGGDVGGVLSDYMIPLGEKVMAYNGFEHDVSYLKNCSYKKEASAVGAAKYFFTKHMAEL from the coding sequence TTGCTTTACAAGAAGAATAAAAAAGCATATAATTCTTTTATAATATATTTAATAAAAGAGGGTAAGAAAACGGAAAATAAAGATAAAAAAAATATAACAAGAAAAAGAATAATTAATTATGTGCTGAACAATCATGTTACATCCAAGGCGGGAATCGCAAAAGAGTTAAACTTGAGTATGCCGACTGTGTTAGCAAATGTGAATGACTTGTTAGAAAAAATGGTGTTGGAAGAAACTGGGGAATATGCTTCGACCGGTGGAAGAAAGGCAAAAAGTATAGGGATTAATAAGTCATACTGTCATGCAATGGGAATTTTGATTACAGCGAATCATATAGAAATGGTATTAGTAAATCTTGGAGATGAGATTATAAAAAAAGATCGCATCCGTTTAAAATTTACGGCAGAATTATCCTATTGTACAGAAGTGGCACAAAAGGTCAAAACTTTTCTTGAAGGCGAATTAGCGAAGGATACGCTACTTGGGATTGGAGTGGCGATTCCGGGAATTATTGATCAGAAAGAACGGATTGTTTTAAAATCCCATGCTTTAGGTATAGAGAATTATAGTCTGCGCTTTTTAGAGCAGGCTTTGGAAATTCCAGTATATTTTGAAAACGATGCTAATGCTGCAATGCTTGCAGAAAAAAAGCAAAAGTATCCAAATGCGATATATCTGTCTTTGAACCACACCTTAGGAGGCGCATTCTGCATAGATGGAAAGCTGTTTCGAGGGCAGAACCAGAAAGCAGGTGAGTTTGGTCACATGATACTCGTTCCCGGTGGAAGAAAGTGTTATTGTGGTAAATCAGGATGTGCAGATGCATATTGTGCTGCAAGTGTACTGACACAAGATAACAGGCAGTCACTGGATGCATTTATGGAAAAAATTGAAAGTGGTGATGAAAAAAATTTGCAGACATGGAATGCGTATCTGGATCATCTTGCTGTTTTGATATCAAATCTGCGGATGGCATATGATATGGATATCATACTCGGAGGTGATGTGGGAGGTGTATTGTCAGATTATATGATACCACTGGGAGAAAAAGTGATGGCATATAATGGCTTTGAGCATGATGTTTCATACTTAAAAAATTGTTCGTATAAGAAAGAAGCGTCGGCTGTTGGAGCCGCGAAATACTTTTTTACAAAACATATGGCAGAATTGTAA
- a CDS encoding ABC transporter ATP-binding protein, with amino-acid sequence MKITTENIQVGFHARQILKGISMESQDKELVGIIGPNGSGKSTLLKCIYRILKPDAGAVYLDGEELHSMSVRSSAKKMAVVAQHNYYNFDFTVREVVLMGRAPHKKTLERDNAKDYQIVDEALKTVQMEAFADRTFSTLSGGEQQRVILARALAQQTSALILDEPTNHLDITHQIMLMELVKKLNVTVISAIHDLNIAAAYCDKIYVLKDGVLEGYGTPEEVLTPELIRRIYKVEAEIVYDSRGKMHILFL; translated from the coding sequence ATGAAGATCACCACAGAAAATATTCAGGTTGGCTTTCACGCCAGACAGATCCTGAAGGGAATCTCCATGGAATCCCAGGATAAGGAACTGGTAGGAATCATCGGACCAAACGGAAGCGGAAAATCCACTTTGCTGAAATGCATTTACCGTATTCTGAAACCAGACGCAGGAGCCGTGTATCTGGACGGCGAGGAGCTTCATTCCATGAGTGTTCGAAGTTCTGCGAAAAAAATGGCCGTGGTGGCACAGCACAATTATTATAATTTTGATTTTACGGTCCGCGAGGTGGTTCTTATGGGGCGTGCGCCTCATAAAAAGACTCTGGAACGGGACAATGCAAAAGATTACCAGATCGTGGATGAAGCGCTGAAAACCGTACAGATGGAGGCGTTTGCAGACCGTACCTTTTCCACTCTTTCCGGAGGAGAGCAGCAGAGGGTGATCCTGGCAAGAGCACTTGCCCAGCAGACCTCTGCACTGATTCTGGATGAGCCTACCAATCATCTGGACATTACCCACCAGATCATGCTGATGGAGCTGGTGAAAAAACTTAATGTAACCGTGATCTCCGCTATTCACGATCTGAATATTGCAGCAGCATACTGTGATAAGATCTATGTACTGAAGGACGGAGTTCTGGAAGGTTACGGAACGCCGGAAGAAGTCCTGACCCCGGAGCTGATCCGCAGGATCTATAAAGTAGAAGCGGAGATCGTTTACGACAGCCGCGGAAAGATGCATATTTTGTTTTTATGA
- a CDS encoding ABC transporter substrate-binding protein, whose product MKNKYVSTRIMAMVMAAAMTVSAAPAVYAAERADSETIKEDNQPAAEDSTESADIEDSSAEATKTEYPLTITTYDYDGNEIETTYEKAPEKVLAVYQGSIETMLALGLEDHLVATAGLDNEVPEDLKEAFSKTNYLDEFTPSLETVTMLEPDMILSWSSLFSDKNLGNVTDWIDKGCNTYYNTNTRPDGDRTLENEFTDILNIGKIFDVQDKAQAIVDDAKAVIDKTLTATADVKDKPSVMVLEPLGDDITNYGVKSLGGDMVTQLGATLANPDASTVGKEDIIAANPDVIFVVYMPYAGDDPETVKNSQLAVIQDDESLKSLDAVKNGRVYPIMLSEMYASATRTQDGIETFAKGLYPDVNLD is encoded by the coding sequence ATGAAAAACAAGTATGTATCCACAAGAATCATGGCAATGGTAATGGCAGCGGCAATGACCGTATCAGCAGCTCCGGCTGTTTATGCCGCAGAGAGAGCAGACTCCGAGACCATCAAGGAAGACAACCAGCCGGCAGCAGAAGACAGTACAGAGTCTGCAGACATCGAAGATTCTTCCGCAGAGGCAACCAAGACAGAATATCCTCTGACCATCACAACCTATGATTACGATGGAAACGAAATCGAAACCACTTATGAAAAAGCACCGGAAAAAGTCCTTGCTGTATATCAGGGAAGCATTGAGACTATGCTCGCACTTGGTCTGGAAGACCACCTGGTAGCTACCGCAGGTCTTGATAATGAAGTTCCGGAAGATCTCAAAGAAGCATTCTCAAAAACAAATTATCTTGACGAATTTACCCCATCCCTTGAAACTGTAACAATGCTGGAGCCGGACATGATCTTATCCTGGAGCTCTCTTTTCTCTGATAAGAATCTGGGAAATGTAACAGACTGGATCGACAAAGGCTGCAACACCTACTACAACACCAATACTCGTCCGGACGGCGACAGAACACTGGAAAATGAATTCACAGATATCTTAAATATCGGAAAGATCTTCGATGTACAGGACAAAGCACAGGCTATCGTTGATGATGCAAAAGCAGTGATCGACAAAACTCTTACTGCAACTGCAGATGTAAAAGACAAACCAAGCGTAATGGTATTGGAGCCTCTTGGAGATGACATCACAAACTATGGCGTAAAGAGCCTTGGCGGAGATATGGTAACACAGTTAGGCGCAACTCTTGCAAACCCGGATGCTTCCACCGTTGGAAAAGAGGATATCATCGCAGCCAACCCTGACGTGATCTTTGTGGTTTACATGCCATATGCAGGAGATGATCCGGAAACTGTTAAGAACAGCCAGCTTGCAGTGATCCAGGATGATGAGTCCCTGAAGAGCCTTGACGCAGTAAAGAACGGACGTGTTTACCCGATCATGCTCAGTGAGATGTATGCAAGTGCAACACGTACCCAGGACGGAATCGAAACTTTTGCAAAGGGATTATATCCGGACGTAAATCTTGACTGA
- a CDS encoding FecCD family ABC transporter permease: protein MKETASQRKKDKVLRTSMYVAVLIGLAGFLIFSILAAITFGNADLSLKDVYSVIAYKLFHIKSLSAYAEGAVHDVVWLIRLPRVLLALAVGMALSVCGVVMQAIVQNPLADPYVLGISSGASLGATLAIMLGIGSFLGGNSVGITAFIGAMITSFAVIAIANMGGKATSAKLILAGMAVSAVCSAFSNFVIYITNDKNAATEVMKWSMGSLAGASWTRVGVMLPVTLVCVAVFWTQYRNLNLMLLGDDVSITLGTDLHRLRTFYLIVASVMIGFAVYCAGVIGFVGLVIPHVVRILFGTDHRKLLPLSALLGASFLIWCDVACRVILKNSEMPIGVLVSIIGAPCFIYLLVRKSYGFGGAR from the coding sequence GTGAAAGAAACAGCTTCACAGAGAAAAAAAGATAAGGTGCTCAGAACATCCATGTATGTGGCAGTTCTCATCGGACTTGCAGGATTCCTTATTTTTTCCATACTTGCAGCCATCACTTTTGGAAATGCGGATCTGTCACTGAAGGATGTATACAGCGTTATCGCTTATAAATTGTTTCATATAAAAAGTCTGTCCGCCTATGCGGAAGGCGCAGTTCATGATGTTGTGTGGCTGATCCGGCTGCCTAGAGTCCTTCTGGCTCTGGCAGTTGGAATGGCTCTTTCCGTGTGCGGCGTGGTGATGCAGGCTATCGTGCAGAACCCGCTGGCAGACCCGTATGTGCTGGGTATCTCATCTGGTGCATCTCTGGGTGCCACACTGGCCATCATGCTTGGAATCGGAAGCTTTCTTGGTGGAAACTCTGTGGGAATCACAGCTTTCATTGGCGCGATGATCACTTCTTTTGCGGTGATCGCCATTGCAAACATGGGTGGAAAGGCAACTTCCGCAAAACTGATCCTTGCGGGAATGGCGGTCAGCGCAGTCTGTTCTGCTTTTTCCAATTTTGTCATTTATATTACCAATGACAAAAATGCGGCAACAGAAGTTATGAAGTGGAGCATGGGAAGTCTTGCCGGAGCAAGCTGGACCAGAGTGGGTGTAATGCTTCCGGTCACGCTGGTGTGCGTGGCTGTTTTCTGGACGCAGTACCGGAACCTGAATCTGATGCTTCTGGGAGATGACGTATCCATTACCCTTGGAACAGATCTGCACAGACTGCGGACTTTTTATCTGATCGTTGCTTCTGTTATGATCGGATTTGCCGTGTACTGTGCCGGTGTGATCGGATTTGTGGGACTGGTGATCCCTCATGTGGTCCGGATCCTTTTTGGAACAGATCACAGAAAACTGCTCCCCTTAAGTGCGCTTCTTGGTGCATCGTTTCTGATCTGGTGCGATGTGGCATGTCGTGTGATCCTTAAAAATTCCGAGATGCCCATCGGTGTGCTGGTATCCATTATCGGTGCTCCCTGCTTTATTTATCTGCTTGTGCGGAAATCCTATGGATTCGGAGGTGCCCGGTAA
- a CDS encoding zinc-dependent alcohol dehydrogenase, which produces MLQQVMTNPGEIIFREVPVPEVKENQVLVKIMNIGVCGSDIHVYHGKHPFTKYPVTQGHEVSGEITELGKNVTEFHVGQKVTIEPQVYCGHCYPCRHGKYNLCEELKVMGFQTTGTASEYFAVDASKVTPIPEDMSYEEGAMIEPLAVAVHGVKQMGDVAGMNIAVLGAGPIGNLVAQAAKGMGAAKVMITDISDLRLAKAKECGIDVCVNTQNKDFGEAMIEAFGPDKADVIYDCAGNNITMGQAIKYARKGSTIVLVAVFAGMAEVDLAVANDHELDIKSTMMYRHDDYIDGIRLVNEGKVHLKPLISKTFAFKDYLKAYQYIDDNRETTMKVIINVSEK; this is translated from the coding sequence ATGTTACAGCAGGTAATGACAAATCCAGGAGAAATTATTTTCAGAGAGGTTCCGGTTCCGGAGGTAAAGGAAAATCAGGTGTTGGTAAAGATTATGAATATTGGTGTTTGTGGATCAGATATTCATGTTTATCATGGAAAACATCCGTTTACAAAATATCCGGTAACACAGGGACATGAGGTTTCCGGTGAGATTACAGAACTTGGAAAAAATGTCACAGAGTTTCATGTGGGACAGAAGGTGACGATAGAGCCTCAGGTATATTGTGGACATTGCTATCCATGTCGTCATGGAAAGTATAATCTCTGTGAGGAATTAAAAGTAATGGGATTTCAGACGACAGGAACAGCATCTGAGTATTTTGCAGTGGATGCATCTAAAGTAACACCTATTCCAGAAGATATGTCCTATGAAGAAGGAGCTATGATCGAACCTCTTGCTGTGGCAGTCCATGGTGTAAAACAGATGGGCGATGTGGCTGGCATGAATATTGCAGTCCTTGGAGCAGGACCGATTGGAAATCTCGTGGCACAGGCAGCAAAAGGAATGGGGGCAGCGAAAGTGATGATCACAGATATCAGTGATCTTAGACTGGCAAAGGCAAAAGAATGTGGAATTGATGTGTGTGTGAATACCCAAAATAAAGACTTCGGTGAGGCAATGATCGAAGCATTTGGACCGGATAAGGCAGATGTGATCTACGACTGTGCCGGAAACAATATCACAATGGGACAGGCAATTAAATATGCAAGAAAAGGAAGCACGATCGTACTGGTGGCTGTTTTTGCAGGAATGGCAGAAGTAGATCTTGCAGTGGCAAATGACCACGAACTTGACATTAAGAGCACGATGATGTACCGCCATGATGATTACATAGATGGAATCAGACTGGTAAATGAGGGTAAAGTTCATTTGAAACCGCTCATCTCAAAGACATTTGCTTTTAAAGATTATCTGAAGGCATACCAGTATATTGATGATAACCGCGAGACAACGATGAAAGTAATTATCAACGTCAGTGAAAAGTAA
- the pcrA gene encoding DNA helicase PcrA → MSIHDALDTLNPMQREAAVHTEGPLLILAGAGSGKTRVLTHRIAYLMEEKGVNPWNILAITFTNKAASEMRERVNKIAGMGAESVWVSTFHSACVRILRRHIEVLGFGSNFTIYDADDQKTVMKEIFRKFDINTKIYKERAVLAEISHAKDELITPEEMELNAGGDPDARKIAGMYKEYQSILRGNNALDFDDLIVKTVELFQHNPDILDYYQERFKYIMVDEYQDTNTAQFKFVSLLAEKYKNLCVVGDDDQSIYRFRGANIGNILGFEKVFPEAKVVRLEQNYRSTQNILNAANEVIVNNTERKEKRLWTENEEGDKVHFRQFNNGFEEAEYVAGEIIQGRRNGKFQYKDCAVLYRTNAQSRLFEEKFLLANVPYKIVGGVNFYARKEIKDLLSYLKTIDNASDDLAVRRILNVPKRGIGLTSIGRVQDYADMMNLSFYDALRVVEEVPSIGRAAGKINDFVSFIQGLKSKAEAYTVRETLEEVIELTGYVKELEAEKTEEAQARIENIDELISKTESFQEAMEEAGQPATLSAFLEEIALVADIDSVDPDQDYVLLMTLHSAKGLEFPNVFIVGMEDGVFPGYASIWSGDPSDIEEERRLCYVGITRAMKELTLTCAKQRMIRGETQYNRVSRFVREVPRELVDLGHTIQEKKPRVDDIVSPKSAYAQMKMNFQAKSTLQKKDFTVKKADSLDYGEGDTVRHVKFGVGIVKNIADGGRDYEVTVDFDKVGVKKMFAGFAKLKKI, encoded by the coding sequence ATGAGTATACATGATGCTTTGGACACATTGAATCCTATGCAGCGGGAAGCTGCCGTACATACAGAGGGACCACTTCTGATCCTTGCAGGAGCCGGTTCCGGAAAAACAAGAGTGCTGACCCACAGGATCGCCTATTTAATGGAAGAAAAGGGTGTAAACCCATGGAATATCCTGGCGATCACCTTTACCAACAAGGCCGCCAGTGAGATGCGGGAACGTGTGAATAAAATTGCGGGAATGGGTGCGGAGAGCGTATGGGTCTCCACCTTCCATTCCGCCTGCGTGAGGATCCTGCGCAGACATATTGAGGTGCTGGGCTTTGGCAGTAATTTTACCATTTATGATGCCGACGACCAGAAAACAGTCATGAAGGAAATCTTCCGGAAGTTTGATATCAATACCAAGATCTACAAGGAACGCGCTGTTCTTGCTGAGATTTCCCATGCCAAGGATGAACTGATCACACCGGAAGAGATGGAGCTGAATGCAGGCGGCGATCCGGATGCACGGAAGATTGCCGGTATGTATAAGGAATATCAGTCTATCCTCCGGGGAAACAATGCGCTGGATTTTGATGACCTGATCGTGAAGACTGTGGAGCTTTTTCAGCATAATCCAGATATCCTGGACTATTATCAGGAACGTTTCAAATATATTATGGTGGATGAGTATCAGGATACCAATACTGCCCAGTTTAAATTTGTAAGTCTTCTTGCTGAGAAATACAAGAATCTCTGTGTGGTTGGTGATGATGATCAGTCCATCTATCGTTTTCGTGGAGCAAATATCGGGAATATCTTAGGCTTTGAGAAGGTTTTTCCTGAGGCTAAGGTGGTGCGCCTGGAACAGAATTACCGTTCTACCCAGAACATCCTCAATGCAGCCAATGAGGTGATCGTCAACAACACAGAGCGTAAGGAAAAACGCCTCTGGACAGAGAACGAAGAGGGCGATAAAGTACATTTCCGTCAGTTCAACAACGGATTTGAGGAAGCGGAGTATGTTGCAGGAGAGATCATCCAGGGGCGCCGCAACGGGAAATTCCAGTACAAGGACTGTGCAGTACTTTATCGGACCAATGCCCAGTCTCGTCTCTTTGAGGAGAAATTTCTCCTGGCAAATGTTCCTTATAAGATTGTCGGCGGCGTGAACTTTTATGCCCGCAAAGAGATCAAGGATCTGTTAAGCTATCTGAAGACCATTGACAATGCCAGTGATGATCTGGCTGTGCGCAGGATCTTAAATGTGCCAAAAAGAGGAATCGGACTCACCAGCATCGGCCGTGTCCAGGACTATGCGGATATGATGAACCTGAGCTTTTACGATGCGCTCCGCGTGGTGGAGGAAGTACCGTCCATTGGCAGGGCAGCAGGAAAGATCAATGATTTTGTATCCTTTATCCAAGGACTGAAAAGTAAGGCAGAGGCCTATACAGTCCGTGAAACCCTGGAAGAGGTCATTGAACTTACCGGTTATGTGAAGGAACTGGAGGCAGAGAAAACGGAGGAGGCTCAGGCGAGGATCGAAAATATCGACGAGCTGATCTCCAAGACAGAATCCTTCCAGGAAGCCATGGAGGAGGCCGGACAGCCGGCAACACTTTCTGCATTTCTGGAGGAGATCGCACTGGTGGCAGATATCGATTCTGTTGATCCGGATCAGGATTATGTGCTGCTGATGACTCTTCACAGTGCCAAGGGACTGGAGTTCCCAAATGTATTTATCGTGGGAATGGAGGACGGTGTTTTTCCGGGATATGCTTCCATCTGGTCCGGTGATCCGTCGGATATCGAGGAGGAGCGAAGGCTCTGTTATGTGGGGATCACCCGTGCCATGAAGGAACTGACTTTAACCTGTGCAAAACAGCGGATGATCCGTGGGGAGACTCAGTATAACCGTGTGTCACGTTTTGTAAGGGAGGTTCCACGGGAGCTGGTAGATCTTGGACATACCATTCAGGAGAAAAAGCCCAGAGTAGATGATATCGTATCTCCGAAAAGCGCCTATGCCCAGATGAAAATGAATTTCCAGGCAAAGAGCACCCTGCAGAAAAAAGATTTCACAGTGAAGAAGGCGGACAGCCTGGACTATGGTGAGGGAGACACGGTCCGTCATGTGAAATTCGGAGTCGGTATCGTAAAAAATATCGCAGACGGCGGCAGAGACTACGAAGTGACGGTAGACTTTGACAAAGTCGGCGTGAAAAAAATGTTCGCCGGTTTTGCCAAGCTGAAAAAGATCTGA
- a CDS encoding VOC family protein, giving the protein MENKYGIVGVAHVGLPTNDLQKTVEFYKSLGFEVIMQSYNEKAGEKVAFLQIKNYCIETFENGQAAMSDGAYQHVALDVEDIESMYQKICNEKYTIITDGIEELPFWENGVKFFMIKGPNEERIEFCQKL; this is encoded by the coding sequence ATGGAAAATAAATATGGAATTGTCGGAGTTGCCCATGTCGGGCTTCCGACAAACGATTTGCAGAAAACAGTTGAGTTTTATAAGAGTCTTGGATTTGAAGTAATTATGCAGTCTTATAATGAAAAAGCAGGGGAAAAAGTGGCATTTTTACAGATAAAAAATTACTGTATAGAGACTTTTGAAAATGGGCAGGCGGCAATGTCAGACGGTGCGTACCAACATGTTGCACTTGATGTGGAAGACATTGAAAGTATGTATCAGAAAATCTGCAATGAAAAATACACAATTATTACAGACGGAATCGAAGAACTGCCATTTTGGGAAAATGGTGTGAAGTTTTTTATGATCAAGGGACCAAATGAGGAAAGAATAGAGTTCTGTCAGAAACTCTGA
- the rlmD gene encoding 23S rRNA (uracil(1939)-C(5))-methyltransferase RlmD, which produces MKKGEIYEGIIEKVEFPNKGFVWVDDQKVIVKNGIPGQKVRFMINKKRSGRAEGRLLEVLEKSPLETREPACQEFPACGGCMYQTMSYEAQKEMKERQVRELLDGAVRESLAKIGKNGDGTEEAEAADRLYHWDGIYGSPIEFGYRNKMEFSFGDEYKDGPLSLGLHKKGSTYDILNTDDCKLVHPDMTKILVCVREFFLERNASFYKKLQHVGYLRHLLLRRGVTSGEILVHVVTTTQEEYDLEPLKEQLLALPLEGKIVGIMHILNDSLSDVVQSDETKILYGKDYFYEELLGLKFKISTFSFFQPNSLAAEILYSKVREYVGDTRDKVVFDLYSGTGTIAQLAASVASEVIGVEIVEDAVKAARENAALNGINNCRFIAGDVLKVLDDVPEKPDMIILDPPRDGVHPKALPKILAYGVDQIVYISCKVTSLVRDLPAFYEAGYEMTHACAVDQFCQGVHVETVVLLSQHRDKSTCLDERGSR; this is translated from the coding sequence ATGAAAAAAGGTGAAATTTACGAAGGTATTATAGAAAAAGTGGAATTTCCAAACAAAGGTTTTGTTTGGGTTGATGACCAGAAAGTAATTGTAAAAAACGGAATCCCGGGACAGAAAGTCCGGTTTATGATCAATAAGAAACGTTCCGGCCGGGCGGAAGGACGTCTTCTGGAGGTCCTGGAGAAATCTCCCCTGGAAACAAGAGAACCTGCCTGTCAGGAATTTCCGGCATGCGGCGGCTGCATGTACCAGACCATGAGCTATGAGGCACAGAAGGAGATGAAGGAGCGCCAGGTGAGAGAACTTCTGGATGGGGCAGTAAGAGAGAGCCTGGCTAAGATCGGGAAGAACGGTGATGGGACAGAAGAAGCTGAGGCTGCAGATCGTTTATATCACTGGGATGGGATCTACGGCAGTCCCATTGAGTTCGGGTACCGCAATAAGATGGAGTTTTCCTTTGGGGATGAGTATAAGGATGGGCCGCTGTCCCTTGGACTTCACAAGAAGGGAAGCACTTACGATATCCTGAATACGGATGATTGTAAACTGGTCCATCCGGATATGACGAAGATCCTGGTCTGTGTGCGGGAGTTTTTCCTGGAGCGTAATGCCAGCTTCTATAAAAAGCTGCAGCATGTGGGGTATCTTCGACATCTTCTTCTTCGAAGAGGCGTCACAAGTGGTGAGATCCTGGTCCATGTGGTAACCACCACCCAGGAAGAATATGATCTGGAGCCTCTGAAAGAACAGCTTCTTGCGCTTCCGCTGGAAGGGAAGATCGTGGGGATCATGCACATTTTAAATGATTCTTTATCTGACGTGGTACAGAGCGATGAGACGAAGATCCTTTATGGAAAGGATTATTTCTATGAAGAACTTCTTGGACTGAAATTTAAGATCAGCACCTTTTCCTTTTTCCAGCCAAATTCCCTGGCTGCAGAGATCCTGTATTCCAAGGTGCGGGAATATGTAGGAGATACCAGAGATAAGGTAGTGTTTGATCTTTACAGCGGAACAGGAACTATTGCACAGCTTGCAGCGTCTGTTGCCAGCGAGGTGATCGGTGTGGAGATCGTGGAAGACGCGGTAAAAGCCGCCAGAGAAAACGCTGCACTTAACGGCATCAATAACTGTCGTTTTATTGCCGGGGATGTGCTGAAGGTTCTGGATGATGTGCCGGAGAAACCGGATATGATCATCCTTGATCCGCCCAGAGATGGCGTTCACCCCAAAGCCCTTCCAAAGATCCTGGCTTACGGCGTAGACCAGATCGTATACATTTCCTGCAAGGTTACAAGTCTTGTGAGAGATCTCCCGGCATTTTATGAGGCAGGATATGAGATGACCCACGCCTGTGCAGTGGATCAGTTCTGCCAGGGCGTTCATGTGGAGACGGTTGTTCTTTTGTCCCAACATCGAGACAAGAGTACTTGTCTCGATGAACGCGGTAGTCGGTAA
- a CDS encoding CGGC domain-containing protein, which produces MKKIGILTCLNSNDVCTRAGCLSAFRERRDFFSGYPEDTILAAVMTCNGCKETNAKEPAEDEGILEKADRLVSEKISVIHVGVCRLNEEKKECPRITQICGLIEERGIKVIRGTHKE; this is translated from the coding sequence ATGAAAAAGATCGGGATTTTGACATGCCTTAATTCCAATGATGTGTGTACCAGGGCAGGATGTCTGTCTGCATTTCGGGAAAGAAGAGATTTTTTTTCCGGCTATCCGGAAGATACGATTCTGGCAGCTGTGATGACATGCAACGGATGCAAAGAAACCAATGCAAAAGAACCTGCTGAAGATGAGGGGATTTTGGAAAAGGCAGACCGGCTGGTCAGTGAAAAGATCAGCGTCATCCATGTCGGGGTATGCCGTCTGAATGAGGAAAAAAAGGAATGTCCGCGGATAACACAGATCTGCGGTCTGATAGAAGAACGCGGGATCAAAGTGATCCGAGGAACCCATAAAGAATAA